CCCTTCAGGAAGAACCCGGTCAGGCTCGAGACGCGCGCGGCCTGCTGCATGTTGTGCGTCACGATGACGATCGTGTAGGTGCGCTCCAGGTCCTTCATTAGCTCCTCGATTCGGAACGTGGCGTTCGGGTCGAGGGCTGAGCAGGGCTCGTCCATCAGGAGCACCTCCGGCTCCACCGCGAGCACGCGCGCGATGCAGAGGCGCTGCTGCTGGCCGCCGGAAAGGTCGAACGCCGATCTGGCAAGGTCGTCCTTCACCTCATCCCATAGCGCCGCCTGCCGCAGCGAGCGCTCGACGGTCTCGGCGAGCACCGCCCGACGGCGTACACCGTGGACTCTCGGGCCGTAGGCGACGTTCTCGAAGATCGACTTCGGGAACGGGTTCGGGCGCTGGAACACCATCCCAACACGCTTGCGCAGCATGACCACATCGACGCTCGACCCGTAGATGTCGATGCCGTCCAGCCGCACGGACCCCTGCAGCCGCGCGCCGGGTATCTCGTCGTTCATCCGGTTCAGCGAACGCAGGAACGTCGACTTGCCGCAGCCCGAGGGGCCGATCAGCGCGGTGATGCGATTGGCGACGAAGTCGATGCTCACACCCGTGAGCGCCTGGTGGCCGCCGTAGTAGAAGTCAACGGCACGCGCGGCGAGCTTCACAGGCTCGCCGGCCTCGGGCTCGCCAGGCGCCGCGCCGACACTGCCCGCGCGTATCGGATCGGTGTCCGAGGCCGCGGCCACGAACGGGTCCTTCTCGGAGCGGCGCGGGCCCACCTTCCGTCTCACCATCTGCGTCGCCTCCGCGCGCGCGTCCGCGCCATGACGGCGGCGATGTTGATCATGAACACGAGACCGACGAGAACCAGTGCGATGCCGGCCTGCAACTGGACCGTGGGGTGCGGCACCTGCGTCACCACGAAGTACAGGTGGTAGGGCAGGAGCATGGCCTGGTCGTTGAGACCGCGTGGCAGGGATGGCATGAACGAAGCCGCGCAAGTGATCATGACCGGCGCCGTCTCGCCAGCGGCGCGCCCGACGCCCAGGATGGCGCCCGTCAGGACACCCGGCAGCGCCGCGGGCAGCACCACGCGGCGCACGGTCTGCCAGCGCGTGGCTCCCAGGCCCAGCGACGCCTCGCGGAAGGCGGCGGGCACGGCCAGCAGCGCCTCCTCGGTGGCGGTGATCACGATCGGCAGGATCACGACCGCCAGGGTACAGAAGCCCCACAGCAGGCACGGCTGCCCCCAGACCGGTCGGTCGGCCCGCAGGACGTAGCGATCGATGCCCCCGCCGACGAAGAGGACGAAGAAGCCGAGGCCGAACAGACCATGCACGATAGAGGGCACGCCCGCCAGGTTCACGATGGCCAGGTGGACGAGCCGAACCAGGCGGGAGCGCCCGGCGTACTCGGTCAGATAGATGGCGCCGCCGATGCCCAGCGGCAGGGCGATGGCGATGGTGCCGACCATCAGGTATAGGGTGCCCACGATCGCCGGGTAGATGCCGCCGCCCGCGTCGATGGCCCTGGGGGGCAGGCGCAAGAAGCTCCAGCTCATCTGCGGCAGCCCATGCCAGAGGATGTACCCGAAGAGCCAGAGGATCGGCCCGATCACGAGGAACGTCAGGGCCCCGATGACACCGAAGGCGATCCGCTCGACCGCGCGATTGCGAGCGACGGAGCGGTCGGCCCCCAGGCCGCGGGTCGGGCGCGGGGCGGTTTGCGCGGCGATCACTGGAGCGTCCTTCGTGGCTGGCGGTTCAGCGCGAGGTCGGCTATCAGGTTGAGCGAGACGGTGATCACGAAGAGCACGACGCCGAGCATGAAGAGCGCGCGGTAGTGGGGCCCTCCGTGGGCGACCTCGAGCGCCTCCGCGCCGATGGTCCCGGTGATCGTTCGCACCGCGTGCGTGAATGCGTACCAGAGCCCGTGGTCTGGCAGCACGCCCGCGTTTCCGGTCACCATGATGACCACCATCGTCTCGCCGATCGCGCGGCCGACGCCGAGCATGATGCCGGCGACGATGCCCGGCCGGGCGGCGGGCAGCACGACGCTCCAGATCCCCTGCCACCGCGTCGCGCCGAGCGCCAGCGAGCCGTCGCGGTAGGCGCGCGGCACGGCGGCGATGGCATCTTCCGAGATCGTGGCGATGGTGGGAACCGCCATGAAGGCCAGCATGA
This window of the Chthonomonadales bacterium genome carries:
- the pstA gene encoding phosphate ABC transporter permease PstA — protein: MGADRSVARNRAVERIAFGVIGALTFLVIGPILWLFGYILWHGLPQMSWSFLRLPPRAIDAGGGIYPAIVGTLYLMVGTIAIALPLGIGGAIYLTEYAGRSRLVRLVHLAIVNLAGVPSIVHGLFGLGFFVLFVGGGIDRYVLRADRPVWGQPCLLWGFCTLAVVILPIVITATEEALLAVPAAFREASLGLGATRWQTVRRVVLPAALPGVLTGAILGVGRAAGETAPVMITCAASFMPSLPRGLNDQAMLLPYHLYFVVTQVPHPTVQLQAGIALVLVGLVFMINIAAVMARTRARRRRRW
- a CDS encoding phosphate ABC transporter ATP-binding protein translates to MVRRKVGPRRSEKDPFVAAASDTDPIRAGSVGAAPGEPEAGEPVKLAARAVDFYYGGHQALTGVSIDFVANRITALIGPSGCGKSTFLRSLNRMNDEIPGARLQGSVRLDGIDIYGSSVDVVMLRKRVGMVFQRPNPFPKSIFENVAYGPRVHGVRRRAVLAETVERSLRQAALWDEVKDDLARSAFDLSGGQQQRLCIARVLAVEPEVLLMDEPCSALDPNATFRIEELMKDLERTYTIVIVTHNMQQAARVSSLTGFFLKGELIEVGQTHKLFTRPDDQRTEDYIRGRFG
- the pstC gene encoding phosphate ABC transporter permease subunit PstC; protein product: MASILLVLLILAFVLREAAPLLRTYSLGRFLGGTRWNPTLPSPAGPEFGLLPNLWGSVLVTAGSIAIALPLALATAVFIGEIAGRRLRDVLKPTIELLATVPSVALGFVGTVAVSPLVKAVFDLDTGKSAMVGSIMLAFMAVPTIATISEDAIAAVPRAYRDGSLALGATRWQGIWSVVLPAARPGIVAGIMLGVGRAIGETMVVIMVTGNAGVLPDHGLWYAFTHAVRTITGTIGAEALEVAHGGPHYRALFMLGVVLFVITVSLNLIADLALNRQPRRTLQ